gtgttttgtgaatttttggcaatatATACAGCATTGGTATTCTGGGAAAGTCTGTAATAAGATATTCCTTAGTGCTCTTATCTATTGTTCCTGCAGTATAAGCATCAAACACCATTGTATCAATTAACGTTTTAAGTTTAATTGTTGGATCGCTTTCAATTAGGGAATAGTGCCCGGGGGTCTCCAATTGTCTCATAACCTCTGTTCTATATGCAGATATATCCATTATGACCACCGCTCCCCCCTTATCCgccttttttattacaatatctttattgtttttaagGGTGGTTAATGCTTTCCTTTCTTCATAATTAAGATTATTGCGGACCCCACTATTGTTACCCCACACTTTTTTCACCTCCTCAGTGACCACCTGTGTAAACATTTCGAGGGCCCCACATGTTACATCAGGGataaatgtacttttctttttcaaaatcgGCAATTTCAAATCAGGCATAGCAGTGTTAGGTTTTACCCCTGAAAAATTCATTTTAAGTTTAGCAGAGCGAATAAACTTATAAAAGTCCACCTCCCAATCGAAAAGGTCTATAGAATAACTAGGTACAAAGCCTAGGCCTTTATTAAGGACTTTAAGTTCAGTCTCAGTAAGTGTAACAGAGGATAAATTAACCACAAGTTGATTTACCTCCTCTGGTTGTTGCTGTTGTTTCGATACCGCTGAGGATAGGCGTCTCTCTCTATCGGGTAGCGTGGATTTTTCTTCCCTATTGCTCCAGGCCCTTCCTTTGGGCGTGCGCCTAAAAAATAATGGTCAGCTTTGCTGGGAATCGATTCCTCGTCCTCAGTGCTTGTATATGCCGAGGAATCTAAAGTTAAAGAGTTGTAATACTGCTTAGATGTATAACGAGGTAGTCTGGAATTCCCTCCATAGCGTTCCCTAAGGTCTCTCTGCCAGTTAAGTTTCCTCGGCTCTTCCACACTTCTTTGGTAGTTTCCTGTTTGTAGGGGCGGGGCTTCCACTCTTCTGTTTAGGCGGTCCCTGTTACGCTCCTCTTTCCAGGAATAAACACGACCGCTATCATAATCATTGCGGTCTCGTAAGAACTTACGCCTTTTTCTCTCTGTTATCTCCGTCTGTAACTTGGTCAGAGTATCAGCGTGATCTGCCATAGCAGCATCAACTCTCGTTGCTCCCAGCTTGTCAATCACTTCAGCTTTAACTCTCAGAGACTCCTCTGTTAACTCTTTCACCTCCACATCTAGGCATTCAATTGTAAGCACCATAAAGTCAATAGAACATTTATTGCTGATTTCTTGCCACCTTGTATTCATCAGTGGGATAGTAGTGCACAGGTTTGGTTTATTAACCACTCGCAACCCTCTTGGTATAATATTCGAGCGGACATATTCAGCCAAAGTTGACCGGTGCAGTTTTAGATTTAAAATCCTTTTCTCCAGGAGCAATAGCTCCTCGATGGGTTCCCTCTTATTCGAGCTCCCCAAGTTTAAGGCTATGTTTTCACCTTGTCCCAAGATACGTTCGATTTCATGATTGCTATATGCAAACGTGGTGGTTGTTCCTTTATGCTCATTTCCCAGCTGTGACATCTTGTCACTGGTAAAGCCTTACTCTCATATACACAGTAAAAGATGCAAATATagtattcagagcaagctcaccgaatttctttgttggcttcttccacaggtattctgtgtgtaatacccaatagttcaatgcattcagtagttgtggaacaaatccagggcagcaacttgtctgcaaagttctttattgggataatgagttacacaacatgtttcgggcccacgccctttatcaagtgtaaaaaggaacaaccaaaaacaatcatttataatctcatgtgactaccagcagtgcagtatgggtaaaagttttccattaactatttagtgttatacatcttaaagtgcattgtgcaactataactcccatatggctgcacacagttcatcatggataaaactttttcattaactatttagtgatatacatcttaaagtgcattgtgcaactataactcccatatggctgcacacagttcatcatagataaaactttttcattaactatttagtgatatacatcttaaaatgcattgtgcaattataactcccatatggctacacacagttcatcatagataaaacttttttcattaactatcagtgatatacatcttaaagtgcataatagagattttacaaatttataaaagcctctcacaaagtgtaaaattacaaaatatgatctctaataaatattgtaaaaacttaTTGTGACCCAATTCATCTAGCTATTAAAAGTGACacacattatttcatataatacatgTTGAAATCCCACTGAAACATAATGTTAAA
The genomic region above belongs to Xenopus laevis strain J_2021 chromosome 5L, Xenopus_laevis_v10.1, whole genome shotgun sequence and contains:
- the LOC121393828 gene encoding uncharacterized protein LOC121393828 — encoded protein: MSQLGNEHKGTTTTFAYSNHEIERILGQGENIALNLGSSNKREPIEELLLLEKRILNLKLHRSTLAEYVRSNIIPRGLRVVNKPNLCTTIPLMNTRWQEISNKCSIDFMVLTIECLDVEVKELTEESLRVKAEVIDKLGATRVDAAMADHADTLTKLQTEITERKRRKFLRDRNDYDSGRVYSWKEERNRDRLNRRVEAPPLQTGNYQRSVEEPRKLNWQRDLRERYGGNSRLPRYTSKQYYNSLTLDSSAYTSTEDEESIPSKADHYFLGARPKEGPGAIGKKNPRYPIERDAYPQRYRNNSNNQRRNYN